The following coding sequences are from one Shewanella violacea DSS12 window:
- the mlaD gene encoding outer membrane lipid asymmetry maintenance protein MlaD, which yields MLTRKIEVLVGVFLLSGLAAFLILVFNVANVEVRSGANNYTLYAKFSNIGGLKVRSPVKVGGVVVGRVSAITLDPTELVPVVKLSMDKHFDQFPETSSLSILTSGLLGEQFLGLTPGFMDDDISMLVDGDRVHDTHSALVLEELIGQFLYSVKD from the coding sequence ATGTTAACTCGTAAAATTGAAGTATTGGTGGGAGTGTTTCTACTATCAGGCCTAGCAGCTTTTTTGATCTTAGTGTTCAATGTAGCCAATGTTGAAGTCAGGTCAGGGGCTAATAATTACACCCTATATGCTAAATTTAGCAATATAGGTGGGCTTAAAGTGCGTTCGCCGGTCAAGGTTGGTGGTGTGGTTGTTGGGCGGGTGAGTGCTATTACTCTCGATCCCACCGAACTGGTGCCTGTGGTCAAGTTGTCTATGGATAAGCATTTCGATCAGTTCCCTGAAACGAGTAGCCTTTCCATTTTGACTTCGGGTTTACTGGGTGAGCAATTTCTGGGACTAACCCCTGGATTTATGGACGATGATATTTCCATGTTGGTCGATGGCGATAGAGTCCACGATACCCACTCGGCACTTGTACTGGAAGAGCTTATTGGTCAGTTCCTATATAGCGTCAAAGATTAG